From a region of the Nonlabens dokdonensis DSW-6 genome:
- a CDS encoding O-antigen polymerase, protein MLYIFTSYLFLARKKSLIVLFLLGLVLVSYLGSILISKEYEVNNVQDVLNVIFTSAILLIFIHGFNSYKKLEQIQFSGRNENLVKIVNVILILGLSVLLINIFITFKAFSALFNQSVNVTEYKNDGGAADMLAGWVNPILLLYSRLISPIGYLAFGLHFFFLLKKKKWFSFLFFLISLNIPLLGFHGLSRSAAVQFLLTYFFYLLYILPALSQKSRRFIFIFGGTAALCLLSLLNSITDSRFSKFYNIPIESTIQDPIYYSSIDYASQWNHNGIKVMGNFSYDKLMYGKSTLPIVDFTAERIGLEVSRLPELREIYLTDDYDHTFNGVVATLLYDFGYIFTFIFALVFNKFSRITGPSNGKVSLSNFMSFAFLIPLPLLFFSNNVYSNLAINIGVVFYIIFVYLLKRIKL, encoded by the coding sequence ATGTTATACATATTCACTTCATATTTATTTCTAGCTAGAAAGAAGAGTTTAATAGTTTTATTCCTTTTGGGATTGGTTTTAGTTTCGTACTTGGGTTCAATTCTAATTAGCAAAGAATACGAGGTTAATAATGTACAAGATGTATTAAATGTAATTTTTACTTCTGCAATTCTTTTGATTTTTATTCATGGATTTAACTCCTATAAAAAACTTGAACAGATTCAATTTTCAGGAAGAAATGAAAACTTAGTTAAAATAGTGAATGTAATTTTAATACTGGGATTAAGTGTTTTACTGATAAATATTTTTATAACTTTTAAAGCATTTAGCGCTTTATTTAATCAAAGTGTCAACGTTACTGAATACAAAAATGATGGAGGTGCTGCTGATATGTTAGCAGGTTGGGTAAACCCTATTTTATTGTTATATTCTAGGCTTATTTCTCCCATAGGATATCTAGCTTTTGGGCTTCATTTTTTCTTTTTGCTCAAAAAGAAAAAATGGTTCAGCTTTCTTTTCTTTTTAATCTCATTAAACATACCGTTGCTTGGATTTCATGGGTTATCAAGATCAGCAGCTGTTCAGTTCTTACTGACGTATTTTTTTTATTTGTTGTATATCCTACCAGCTCTGAGTCAAAAATCAAGAAGGTTTATCTTTATTTTTGGCGGTACAGCTGCGTTGTGCCTCTTGTCACTGCTCAATTCTATTACAGATTCTAGATTTTCTAAATTTTACAATATTCCTATCGAAAGTACGATTCAAGACCCTATTTATTATTCTTCAATAGATTATGCATCACAGTGGAATCATAATGGTATAAAGGTCATGGGGAATTTTTCTTATGATAAACTTATGTATGGAAAGTCAACTCTACCTATCGTTGATTTTACCGCAGAAAGAATAGGATTAGAGGTTAGTAGGCTTCCTGAGCTTAGGGAAATATATTTGACTGATGATTATGATCATACCTTTAATGGTGTAGTCGCCACTCTATTGTATGACTTTGGTTACATATTCACTTTTATTTTTGCCCTTGTTTTTAATAAATTTTCTAGAATTACAGGACCTTCTAATGGAAAAGTTTCTTTATCTAATTTCATGTCTTTTGCTTTTTTAATACCGTTACCTTTACTCTTTTTTTCCAATAATGTATACTCCAACCTAGCAATCAATATTGGAGTTGTCTTCTATATAATATTTGTTTATTTGCTTAAACGTATAAAACTGTGA
- a CDS encoding acylneuraminate cytidylyltransferase family protein has translation MILVVIPARGGSKGIPKKNIKSLNNKPLIYYTIEAARSCFNDDQICVSTDSEEIIDVVEKTGLRVPFIRPSELATDTATSESMLRHAINFYESKGQIVEHVVLLQPTSPLRNGEHIKQALSLYMKSNKDVEMLASVKKTDANPYYVLVEENSMGYLEKCMQSTSTRRQDLPAVYEYNGAIYIYNVKALKQKALIDFQNIIKFEMDNKYSADIDDPLDWKWIEFLLNQENDI, from the coding sequence ATGATATTAGTTGTAATTCCCGCTAGAGGAGGATCTAAAGGAATTCCTAAAAAAAACATCAAAAGTTTGAATAACAAGCCTTTGATTTATTACACTATTGAAGCAGCTAGATCATGTTTCAATGATGACCAAATTTGTGTCAGTACAGATAGTGAAGAAATAATAGATGTAGTAGAGAAAACAGGTTTGAGGGTTCCTTTCATAAGACCAAGTGAGTTAGCTACAGACACTGCAACTAGTGAATCCATGCTAAGACATGCAATAAATTTTTATGAATCTAAGGGTCAAATTGTAGAGCATGTAGTTCTTTTACAACCTACATCACCGTTGAGAAATGGTGAACATATAAAGCAGGCGTTAAGTTTATACATGAAAAGCAATAAGGACGTTGAAATGCTTGCATCTGTAAAGAAAACAGATGCGAATCCGTATTATGTACTTGTTGAGGAAAATTCAATGGGTTATCTTGAAAAGTGCATGCAATCCACTAGCACAAGAAGGCAAGACTTACCTGCTGTTTATGAATATAATGGAGCAATTTATATTTATAACGTAAAAGCTTTAAAACAAAAGGCGTTAATTGATTTCCAAAACATCATAAAATTTGAAATGGATAATAAATATTCTGCAGACATTGATGATCCACTTGACTGGAAATGGATTGAGTTTTTATTGAACCAAGAGAATGACATTTAA
- a CDS encoding nucleotidyltransferase family protein, protein MDINQITIPSNATILDALHQLNQVRSVSRLILFVKDKKNKIIGSITDGDIRRSITINQDLQKPVEEVCFKNFVHHIEDGNFIDLSVYREQNIKILPILNEDMTLSRVLDLDVIESTLPLECMIMAGGRGKRLSPLTDTVPKPMLPLGNKPIIEHNIDRLISYGIKKIYISVKYLGDQLETYFGDGSSKGIEIEYVWEDQPLGTAGALALVDRFNSEHVLLMNSDLFTSVNFEDMYLLMLQENADMVVASTEYKVDVPYAVFETEDNKVKAFKEKPSYIYQSNAGIYILKRSLIEQMNKNEYCDITDVMEKLVSDGGKLVYDPILGFWIDIGKPSDYKQAQEFIKHFK, encoded by the coding sequence ATGGACATTAATCAAATTACTATACCATCCAACGCAACAATACTGGACGCACTTCATCAACTTAATCAAGTTAGGAGTGTAAGTAGATTGATACTTTTTGTTAAGGATAAGAAAAACAAAATAATTGGGTCTATAACAGACGGTGATATTCGAAGATCTATAACTATTAATCAAGATTTGCAAAAACCGGTAGAAGAAGTCTGTTTCAAAAATTTTGTTCATCATATAGAAGATGGTAATTTTATAGATCTTTCAGTTTATCGAGAACAAAATATTAAGATACTGCCTATTCTTAATGAAGATATGACTTTATCCAGAGTTCTTGACTTAGATGTTATTGAGTCTACTCTTCCTTTAGAATGCATGATCATGGCTGGTGGAAGAGGTAAGAGATTAAGTCCTTTAACTGATACCGTACCTAAACCTATGTTACCGTTAGGAAATAAACCGATTATAGAACACAATATAGACCGCTTAATTAGTTACGGTATTAAGAAAATATATATATCTGTTAAATATTTAGGCGATCAATTGGAGACCTATTTTGGTGATGGTAGTTCAAAAGGCATAGAGATTGAATATGTATGGGAAGATCAACCTCTAGGCACCGCTGGAGCTCTTGCTTTAGTAGATAGATTCAACTCTGAACATGTTCTATTAATGAACAGTGATCTTTTCACTAGCGTTAACTTTGAAGACATGTATTTACTAATGCTTCAAGAGAACGCAGATATGGTTGTAGCTTCTACAGAATATAAGGTTGATGTACCTTATGCTGTTTTTGAGACAGAAGATAATAAAGTTAAAGCTTTTAAAGAAAAACCTTCTTACATTTATCAGTCTAATGCGGGAATTTATATTTTAAAAAGGTCACTTATAGAACAAATGAATAAAAATGAATACTGCGATATAACCGATGTTATGGAAAAGTTAGTTAGTGATGGAGGTAAGCTAGTATATGATCCTATTCTTGGATTTTGGATTGATATAGGTAAACCGTCAGACTATAAACAAGCTCAAGAATTTATAAAACATTTTAAATGA
- the neuC gene encoding UDP-N-acetylglucosamine 2-epimerase, with amino-acid sequence MKIAVLTSSRADYGIYFPLLEKIKNDSFFDLEVICFGTHCSKAHGYTLSKVKSHGYKKIHEISALIANDNAVSISSSYGLTTLKFAEFWEHNHEYEMVFCLGDRFEMSAAVQAGIPFGIKFVHLYGGDTTLGAIDDIYRNQITLASFLHFTATEDHSKKIQKITNQVENIFTIGTISLNEIASFKPVSKKDLLTEYNIPVDDYVLVTFHPETIATEENELYAEEMKVSLLKIAESSNVVVTMPNADTMGSLYRDKLFETRSNKPDKIFLVENFGKKNYFSAMYHAKLLIGNTSSGIVEAASFGKLTVNVGDRQKGRAQSDNVLNATFNSVDILDKYNEAVKRGTYYGDNVYYRHNSVESIIRILKKYKNN; translated from the coding sequence ATGAAAATAGCTGTACTTACAAGCTCTAGGGCTGATTATGGAATTTATTTTCCACTTCTAGAAAAAATAAAAAATGACAGCTTCTTTGACCTTGAGGTTATCTGTTTTGGAACGCATTGCTCAAAAGCTCATGGCTATACATTATCTAAGGTTAAATCACACGGATACAAGAAAATTCATGAGATTAGTGCATTAATCGCTAACGATAATGCAGTTTCTATATCTAGTTCTTACGGATTAACTACCTTAAAGTTTGCAGAGTTCTGGGAACACAATCATGAATATGAAATGGTCTTCTGTCTTGGAGATCGATTTGAAATGAGTGCAGCAGTTCAAGCAGGAATTCCCTTTGGAATTAAATTTGTTCATTTATATGGTGGAGATACTACACTCGGTGCCATAGACGATATTTATCGTAATCAAATAACCCTTGCATCCTTTTTGCATTTTACAGCTACAGAAGATCATTCAAAAAAAATTCAGAAAATAACTAATCAGGTAGAAAACATTTTTACTATAGGAACAATAAGTCTTAATGAAATTGCATCTTTCAAGCCAGTTTCAAAAAAAGACTTACTTACTGAATATAATATACCTGTTGATGATTATGTTTTGGTGACATTTCATCCAGAAACTATCGCCACAGAAGAAAACGAGCTGTATGCTGAAGAAATGAAAGTATCATTGCTTAAAATTGCTGAATCAAGTAACGTAGTAGTTACTATGCCTAATGCAGATACTATGGGGTCGTTATACAGAGATAAGCTATTTGAAACAAGAAGTAATAAACCAGATAAGATATTTTTAGTAGAAAATTTTGGAAAGAAAAATTATTTTTCGGCTATGTATCATGCAAAGCTTTTAATAGGAAATACATCTAGTGGCATTGTTGAAGCCGCATCTTTCGGTAAATTAACAGTGAATGTAGGAGATAGACAAAAAGGTAGGGCACAAAGTGATAACGTTTTAAATGCTACTTTTAACTCGGTCGACATACTAGACAAGTACAATGAAGCGGTAAAACGAGGTACGTACTATGGTGATAATGTGTACTACCGTCATAATAGTGTAGAAAGCATTATAAGAATATTAAAAAAATATAAAAATAATTAG
- the neuB gene encoding N-acetylneuraminate synthase → MQEKTLIIAEAGVNHNGSLDRAIELIKVAAQAGVDYVKFQTFKTELNISKSAKKAEYQKNNTEKEENQYEMVKKLELTYEEFLIVEEKCREFNVGFMSTAFDLPSIDFLDSFNPKYFKIPSGEITNYSFLKAIAQKGKRIILSTGMASLGEIENALEVLLRYGVDRENITVLHCNTEYPTPMNDVNLKAMNVIGDCFGVRIGYSDHTLGIEVPTAAVALGAKVIEKHFTLDRTLPGPDHNASLEPEELVAMVKAIRNIEQAIGGSGRKERSPSESKNVSIARKSIHTKTDLVSGKIITEDDIIALRPGDGISPMKWDDIIGKKLKGNKTKFEKLSWIDFV, encoded by the coding sequence ATGCAAGAAAAAACTCTTATAATAGCAGAAGCTGGAGTAAATCATAACGGTAGTTTAGATAGAGCTATTGAATTAATAAAAGTTGCTGCACAGGCTGGAGTAGATTATGTGAAGTTTCAAACATTTAAAACTGAATTGAATATTTCAAAATCTGCTAAAAAAGCCGAATACCAGAAAAATAATACTGAAAAAGAAGAAAACCAGTATGAAATGGTAAAAAAACTAGAGCTCACCTATGAAGAATTTTTAATCGTTGAAGAAAAATGCAGAGAGTTCAACGTGGGGTTCATGTCTACGGCTTTTGATTTACCAAGTATTGACTTTTTAGATTCTTTTAATCCAAAATATTTTAAAATACCAAGTGGAGAAATTACAAATTACTCTTTTTTAAAAGCGATAGCTCAAAAGGGAAAGAGGATTATACTTTCTACTGGGATGGCCTCACTTGGAGAAATAGAAAACGCGCTCGAAGTTCTTCTAAGATATGGGGTGGATAGGGAAAATATTACTGTTCTACATTGCAACACTGAGTATCCAACCCCAATGAATGACGTCAATTTAAAAGCAATGAATGTCATAGGAGATTGTTTTGGAGTGAGAATAGGCTATTCCGACCATACTTTAGGAATTGAAGTACCAACTGCAGCTGTAGCGTTAGGAGCAAAAGTCATAGAGAAACACTTTACTTTAGACAGGACGTTACCTGGCCCAGATCATAATGCCTCTCTCGAGCCTGAGGAACTTGTTGCAATGGTTAAAGCGATTAGAAACATTGAACAAGCAATAGGCGGCAGCGGTCGTAAAGAAAGAAGCCCAAGTGAATCTAAGAATGTTTCAATCGCAAGAAAAAGCATCCATACTAAAACAGACCTTGTTTCTGGAAAAATCATTACAGAGGATGACATTATCGCATTGAGACCTGGTGATGGTATTTCTCCTATGAAATGGGATGACATTATAGGAAAGAAGTTGAAGGGAAATAAAACTAAATTTGAAAAATTATCTTGGATTGATTTTGTATGA
- a CDS encoding acetyltransferase: MKKDYYIIGSGGFAKEVYFLADQCLDETNRFKGFIDYKPVNNFVHARGKRLPVIDEDLFLNNVDPNNDINLYFGVGDPKLLNKLSKTFENYLFPNLIHPTVIFDSSSVRFGKGNILTSGCILTVDIQIGSFNIFNLSSTIGHDVNIGDCNIFNPVTNISGQVEIGSNNLFGVNSTVLQLLTVGDNNIVGASSLLTKSIENNSVMVGIPAKNRL, encoded by the coding sequence ATGAAAAAAGATTATTATATAATAGGTTCAGGAGGGTTTGCTAAGGAAGTATACTTTCTGGCAGATCAATGTTTAGATGAAACCAATCGTTTTAAGGGTTTTATTGATTATAAACCAGTCAACAATTTTGTCCATGCAAGAGGGAAGAGACTTCCCGTAATTGATGAAGATTTGTTTTTAAATAACGTTGACCCCAATAATGATATTAATCTATATTTCGGTGTTGGAGATCCTAAACTATTAAATAAGCTTTCTAAGACTTTTGAAAATTATTTATTTCCTAATTTAATACATCCTACAGTTATTTTTGATTCCAGTTCAGTGAGGTTTGGTAAAGGAAATATTCTTACCTCTGGATGTATATTAACAGTGGACATACAAATAGGCTCTTTTAATATTTTCAATCTTTCATCAACGATAGGTCACGATGTAAACATTGGAGATTGTAATATTTTCAATCCAGTTACTAATATTAGCGGACAGGTCGAGATAGGTTCTAATAATTTATTTGGTGTAAACTCAACGGTATTACAGTTGCTTACCGTGGGAGATAATAATATTGTAGGTGCTTCATCCCTATTAACTAAAAGCATTGAAAACAATAGTGTAATGGTAGGAATTCCTGCTAAAAATAGGTTATAA
- a CDS encoding LegC family aminotransferase has protein sequence MKDYKNVIQKIRDLFNESTEFIPLHIPHFSGNEKKYVLECIESTFVSSVGQFVNDFEKSIENLTGAKRCVVCVNGTNAIHLALLASGVNEEDEVITQPLTFIATVNAISYARATPVFVDVDRDTMGLSPSSLKRFLEEETIMKNGYCYNKTSGRRIKACLPMHTFGHAARINEIARICQDYNLTLIEDAAEAIGSIYNGKHLGTYGLLGTFSFNGNKTMTTGGGGAIITDNEELADKIKHLSTQAKIPHKWKYEHNEIGYNYRMPNINAALGLAQIENLNYILDRKRALAEVYIDFFTSIGIDVFQERENETSNYWLNAVILEDNTAQQQFLTELNDAGVMCRPIWELMTDMIMFKDCQKSDLKNAKWLSERVVNIPSSVISRRLK, from the coding sequence ATGAAGGATTATAAAAATGTAATTCAAAAAATAAGAGACTTATTTAATGAGTCTACGGAGTTTATTCCTCTTCATATCCCTCACTTTTCTGGGAATGAAAAAAAATATGTTCTTGAATGTATTGAATCCACATTTGTTTCAAGCGTCGGACAATTTGTTAATGATTTTGAAAAATCGATCGAGAATTTAACTGGAGCAAAAAGGTGTGTTGTTTGTGTTAATGGAACTAATGCAATCCACCTTGCTTTGCTAGCAAGTGGAGTCAATGAGGAAGATGAAGTAATAACACAACCTTTAACTTTTATTGCTACTGTTAATGCAATATCATATGCGCGAGCCACTCCTGTTTTTGTGGACGTGGATAGAGACACTATGGGGCTATCTCCATCTTCATTGAAACGGTTTTTGGAAGAAGAAACCATAATGAAAAATGGCTATTGCTATAATAAAACATCTGGGCGTAGGATAAAAGCTTGTTTACCTATGCACACTTTTGGTCATGCAGCTCGTATCAACGAAATTGCAAGAATATGTCAAGATTATAACCTTACATTGATAGAGGACGCTGCTGAAGCCATAGGTAGCATTTATAACGGAAAACATTTAGGAACCTATGGATTGCTAGGAACTTTTAGTTTCAACGGCAATAAGACGATGACTACAGGTGGCGGTGGTGCTATTATTACAGATAATGAAGAGTTAGCAGATAAAATAAAGCATTTAAGCACGCAAGCAAAAATTCCTCATAAATGGAAATATGAGCACAATGAAATAGGTTATAATTATAGGATGCCGAACATAAATGCGGCTCTTGGGCTAGCGCAAATTGAGAATCTTAACTATATTCTTGATAGAAAAAGAGCCTTAGCAGAGGTTTATATCGATTTTTTTACCTCTATAGGTATCGATGTCTTTCAGGAAAGAGAAAATGAAACATCGAACTATTGGTTGAATGCCGTTATTTTGGAAGATAATACAGCACAACAGCAATTTTTAACAGAACTAAATGATGCCGGAGTGATGTGTCGTCCTATCTGGGAGCTTATGACTGATATGATTATGTTCAAAGATTGTCAAAAATCTGACTTAAAAAATGCTAAATGGCTTTCTGAAAGAGTTGTGAATATACCAAGTAGTGTAATCAGTAGAAGATTGAAATGA
- a CDS encoding UDP-N-acetylglucosamine 4,6-dehydratase, translating to MNILNLIGRNHLLFKTDIEDNEKVLSNKVGSSSFLVLGGAGSIGQAVVKEIFKRNPVKLHVVDISENNMVELVRDIRSSIGYIDGDFQTFALDIGSVEYDAFIEADGQYDYVLNLSALKHVRSEKDPFTLMRMINVNIFNTYKSIQQSVNKGVKKYFCVSTDKAANPVNMMGASKRIMEMFIMKSSQSINISTARFANVAFSDGSLLHGFNKRIEKLQPIVAPTDVTRYFVVPQEAGELCLMSCILGDNRDIFFPDLKEGLDLISFADIAINYLKQKGYEPFLCDSEQQARDLMVILPKEGKWPCYFTVSDTTGEKPYEEFYTENEIIDLDRFENLGVIKNEFLDHDDKINNFENAIDKMQVAKKWQKSQIVDLFKQTLPNFVHEEKGKFLDSKM from the coding sequence ATGAATATTTTAAATCTCATAGGTCGCAATCATCTTCTATTTAAAACTGATATAGAAGATAATGAAAAAGTGTTATCTAATAAAGTTGGTTCAAGTTCTTTTCTTGTCCTAGGAGGCGCAGGGTCAATTGGTCAAGCGGTTGTGAAAGAAATATTTAAACGTAATCCAGTTAAATTACACGTAGTTGACATAAGTGAAAATAATATGGTCGAACTAGTTAGGGATATTAGAAGTTCCATAGGTTATATAGATGGAGATTTTCAAACATTTGCTTTAGATATAGGAAGTGTAGAGTATGATGCATTTATCGAGGCTGATGGTCAATATGATTATGTATTGAATCTAAGTGCCTTGAAACATGTAAGAAGTGAAAAGGATCCTTTCACTCTCATGAGAATGATTAATGTTAATATTTTCAACACATACAAATCTATTCAACAATCAGTAAATAAAGGAGTAAAAAAGTATTTCTGTGTTTCTACTGATAAGGCTGCAAATCCTGTTAACATGATGGGAGCTTCTAAGCGAATAATGGAGATGTTTATAATGAAGTCTAGCCAGAGTATAAATATTTCAACTGCTAGATTTGCAAATGTTGCGTTTTCTGATGGATCTCTATTACATGGTTTTAATAAAAGAATTGAGAAATTACAACCTATAGTTGCCCCTACAGATGTTACTAGATATTTTGTGGTGCCTCAAGAAGCAGGGGAATTATGTTTAATGTCTTGTATATTAGGAGATAATCGAGATATATTTTTTCCTGATTTGAAAGAAGGTTTAGACTTAATTTCTTTTGCAGATATCGCTATCAATTATTTGAAACAAAAAGGATACGAGCCTTTTTTATGTGACTCTGAACAGCAAGCTAGAGATTTAATGGTTATCTTACCTAAAGAAGGAAAATGGCCTTGTTACTTTACAGTTTCTGACACTACAGGAGAAAAACCATACGAAGAATTTTATACTGAGAATGAAATAATTGATTTAGATCGATTTGAAAACTTAGGGGTGATCAAAAATGAATTTCTTGATCACGATGATAAAATTAATAATTTTGAAAATGCGATTGATAAAATGCAAGTTGCTAAGAAGTGGCAAAAGTCTCAAATAGTAGATTTATTCAAACAGACTTTACCAAATTTTGTACATGAAGAAAAAGGTAAGTTCTTAGACAGTAAAATGTAG
- a CDS encoding nucleotide sugar dehydrogenase: protein MKIKNICCIGAGYVGGPTMTMIAAKCPHIKVNVVDINNDRIALWNDSNVDNIPIYEPGLSELVGQTRGKNLFFSTDVNAAIHQADMIFISVNTPTKTYGVGKGMAADLKYIELCARQIAAVATSDKIIVEKSTLPVRTAEALRSILDNTGNGVNFDILSNPEFLAEGTAVTDLLNPDRVLIGGEDSDRGRAAQQALVDVYANWVPKKQILTTNVWSSELSKLTANAFLAQRVSSINALSELCEVTEADVNEVARAIGSDSRIGSKFLKASVGFGGSCFQKDILNLVYIAQTYGLNEVADYWEQVIIMNDHQKRRFAKKIVKTLFNTVSGKKIALMGWAFKKDTNDTRESASIYVADYLLNEQAEVVVYDPKVTSEQIYSDLDYLGTRSHEENRRLLKVVKNPLEAVHKAHAAAILTEWDEFKHFDWEIIYNNMLKPAFLFDGRILLNHNELEDIGFNVYTIGRGE, encoded by the coding sequence ATGAAGATTAAGAATATTTGTTGCATTGGCGCAGGATATGTTGGAGGACCTACGATGACCATGATTGCAGCAAAATGTCCTCATATTAAGGTTAATGTGGTAGATATCAATAATGATAGAATTGCTCTATGGAATGATTCTAATGTCGATAATATTCCAATTTACGAGCCTGGGTTATCAGAATTAGTTGGTCAAACTAGAGGAAAAAACCTCTTTTTCTCTACGGATGTGAACGCTGCAATCCACCAAGCAGATATGATTTTTATATCTGTAAATACTCCTACAAAAACTTATGGGGTAGGAAAAGGTATGGCAGCAGACTTGAAATACATTGAGCTTTGTGCAAGACAAATAGCAGCTGTCGCAACAAGTGATAAGATAATAGTAGAAAAATCTACTTTACCAGTAAGAACTGCCGAAGCTTTGAGGAGTATTTTAGACAATACTGGTAATGGGGTGAATTTTGATATCCTTTCAAATCCTGAATTTTTAGCGGAAGGGACCGCTGTCACAGATTTGTTGAATCCTGATAGAGTGTTAATTGGAGGAGAAGATTCTGATCGAGGCAGAGCAGCACAGCAAGCTCTTGTAGATGTTTATGCTAATTGGGTACCAAAAAAGCAAATTCTAACTACTAATGTCTGGTCTTCTGAGCTTTCTAAATTAACTGCAAATGCATTTTTAGCGCAACGCGTTAGCAGTATTAATGCCTTATCAGAACTATGTGAAGTTACGGAAGCAGATGTGAATGAAGTAGCTAGAGCAATAGGTTCTGATTCTAGAATTGGATCTAAATTCTTGAAAGCTTCAGTCGGTTTTGGAGGTTCTTGTTTTCAAAAAGATATATTGAACCTCGTGTATATAGCCCAAACTTACGGTCTCAATGAGGTTGCAGATTACTGGGAACAGGTGATCATAATGAATGATCACCAAAAAAGAAGGTTTGCAAAAAAAATAGTAAAAACATTGTTTAATACTGTTTCCGGTAAGAAAATAGCTCTTATGGGTTGGGCTTTTAAGAAAGACACAAACGATACTAGAGAGTCTGCTTCTATATATGTAGCTGATTATTTGTTAAACGAGCAAGCCGAAGTCGTAGTTTATGATCCCAAGGTTACTTCTGAACAAATATATAGTGACCTAGATTATTTAGGGACAAGATCTCATGAGGAGAATAGAAGATTATTAAAAGTAGTAAAAAACCCTTTGGAAGCTGTTCATAAAGCTCATGCCGCTGCTATATTGACTGAATGGGATGAGTTCAAGCATTTCGATTGGGAAATTATATATAATAATATGTTAAAACCAGCATTTTTATTTGACGGTCGAATACTTCTTAATCATAATGAATTGGAAGATATTGGCTTTAATGTTTACACGATAGGTAGAGGTGAGTAA
- a CDS encoding nucleotide sugar dehydrogenase: protein MKKDKITIIGLGYVGLPLARLFATKYAVVGYDISKARVKELRAGIDKTLEVEKNILQDVLKEDNSHEEGLYCTSDVNEIKDSNIYVITVPTPVDKNNKPILSPLFKASETVGKALSKNDIVVYESTVYPGATEDECVPVLEKNSGLNFNVDFFVGYSPERINPGDKEHTIDKILKVTSGSTEDIGVKVNDLYKSVISAGTHLAPSIKVAEAAKVIENSQRDINIAFVNELAKIFNLLEINTNDVLEAARTKWNFLPFTPGLVGGHCIGVDPYYLAQKAQQVGYHPEIILAGRRMNDSMASYVASQVVKLMLKNDISVKNSEVLVLGVTFKENCPDVRNTKSIDVVNQLKEYGMKVTLHDPIASPAEVYKEYGVKCESSLTIKTYDAIVLTVAHSYYHSFDIKQFMNHLTVVYDVKGILGKFADQNL, encoded by the coding sequence ATGAAAAAAGATAAAATTACTATTATAGGTTTAGGCTACGTCGGACTACCTTTGGCAAGACTATTTGCAACAAAATATGCGGTAGTAGGCTATGATATCAGTAAGGCAAGAGTAAAGGAGTTAAGAGCGGGAATTGATAAAACCTTAGAAGTAGAGAAAAATATATTACAGGACGTTCTTAAGGAAGATAATTCTCATGAAGAGGGCCTTTATTGCACATCAGACGTTAATGAGATAAAAGATTCTAATATATACGTAATTACTGTTCCCACACCAGTCGATAAGAATAATAAACCAATATTATCACCCTTGTTTAAAGCTAGTGAAACTGTTGGTAAAGCGTTGAGTAAAAACGATATTGTTGTTTATGAATCAACGGTTTACCCTGGTGCTACCGAAGACGAATGTGTTCCTGTTTTGGAAAAAAATAGCGGTTTAAATTTCAATGTAGATTTTTTTGTTGGTTATTCTCCTGAGCGAATTAATCCAGGGGACAAGGAGCATACAATTGATAAAATTCTTAAAGTAACCTCAGGAAGTACAGAAGATATTGGGGTTAAGGTAAACGATTTATACAAAAGTGTGATTTCAGCTGGAACACATCTTGCACCTTCTATCAAGGTAGCAGAGGCTGCAAAAGTGATTGAAAATTCTCAACGAGATATAAATATCGCATTTGTAAATGAACTGGCTAAAATATTTAACCTTCTTGAAATAAATACCAATGATGTCTTAGAAGCCGCAAGAACCAAATGGAATTTTCTGCCTTTTACTCCAGGGCTTGTAGGAGGTCATTGTATAGGAGTCGATCCCTACTATTTAGCACAAAAAGCCCAACAAGTGGGTTATCATCCAGAAATAATCTTGGCAGGTAGGCGCATGAATGACAGTATGGCCTCTTATGTTGCCAGTCAAGTTGTGAAATTGATGCTTAAAAATGACATCTCTGTAAAAAATAGTGAAGTTTTAGTATTAGGAGTCACATTTAAAGAGAACTGTCCCGATGTCAGAAATACTAAATCTATCGACGTTGTAAATCAATTGAAAGAGTACGGAATGAAAGTAACACTTCATGACCCTATCGCAAGTCCAGCTGAGGTTTACAAAGAATACGGTGTCAAGTGTGAATCATCACTTACCATTAAAACGTATGATGCCATAGTTTTGACGGTGGCACACAGTTATTATCATTCATTTGATATCAAACAATTCATGAATCATTTAACTGTTGTTTATGATGTTAAAGGGATTTTAGGTAAGTTTGCAGACCAAAATTTATAA